Proteins encoded within one genomic window of Ostrinia nubilalis chromosome 5, ilOstNubi1.1, whole genome shotgun sequence:
- the LOC135071669 gene encoding alpha-ketoglutarate-dependent dioxygenase alkB homolog 4: MTKPRPCGCKGCRTCLICETQYGAADMKLQLALNKDKGYVYCPLCNKAWKGWDMDLYKQHPHHEGESIDYPGVYIQLDFISEEEEKELMKNIDDMPWDISQSGRRKQNFGPKTNFKKKKIVLGHFKGFPECTKFLQDRFERIELLQHYETIEQCSLEYDPSKGASIDPHIDDCWVWGERIVTVNCLSDSVLTMTPFLGDRKKYNLYCADEYCAIVDSKGKLLKNGSDDTALAFWKPKNDMDVIIRIPMPRRSLLVIYGESRYHWEHCVLRKDIVSRRVCIAYREFTPPYMNNGSQETIGTEVRRVAKNFWDHKTEYQKNAEDVPS, translated from the exons ATGACTAAACCTAGACCATGTGGCTGCAAAGGTTGCCGAACTTGTCTGATTTGTGAGACACAATATGGAGCTGCAGACATGAAGTTACAACTGGCGCTAAACAAGGATAAAGGTTATGTTTATTGTCCACTTTGCAACAAAGCCTGGAAAGGCTGGGACATGGATCTCTATAAACAGCACCCTCACCACGAAGGCGAGTCTATAGACTACCCTGGAGTTTACATACAGCTAGATTTCATAagcgaagaagaagaaaaagagttAATGAAAAACATCGACGACATGCCGTGGGATATCTCGCAAAGCGGGCGGCGAAAGCAAAATTTCGGGccaaaaactaattttaaaaagaaaaaaattgttcTAGGCCATTTCAAAGGGTTTCCAGAATGCACCAAGTTCTTACAGGACAGATTTGAAAGAATTGAATTGTTGCAACATTATGAAACTATTGAGCAATGTTCTTTGGAGTATGACCCTAGCAAAGGCGCTTCTATTGATCCTCATATAGATGATTGTTGGGTTTGGGGTGAAAGAATCGTCACTGTAAATTGTTTATCAGATTCTGTGTTGACTATGACACCATTTCTTGGGGACAGAAAAAAGTATAATTTGTATTGTGCTGATGAGTATTGCGCAATAGTTGATTCTAAAGGCAAACTATTGAAAAATGGAAGTGATGATACAGCCTTAGCGTTTTGGAAGCCAAAAAACGATATGGATGTTATTATTAGGATACCAATGCCTag GCGGTCTTTGCTGGTGATTTATGGTGAATCGAGGTACCACTGGGAACATTGTGTACTCCGGAAGGACATTGTGTCTCGTAGGGTGTGCATAGCCTACAGAGAGTTCACTCCACCATACATGAATAATGGTTCACAAGAAACCATTGGAACTGAAGTTCGAAGAGTTGCCAAAAACTTTTGGGATCACAAAACTGAATACCAAAAGAATGCAGAAGATGTTCCTAGTTAG